GGAGGTACCGCCCTTGATGGCGACAGCACCGACGAAGGAACAGATCGAGCAGGCCCCGAAAGTACTGCTCCACGACCACCTCGACGGCGGGGTCCGCCCGCGCACCGTCGTGGAACTCGCCGAACGGACCGGCTACCGGAAGCTGCCGACGACGGATACGACGGAACTCGAGAAGTGGTTCGCCGCGGCCACCGAGGCGAACTCCCTGGAGGAGTACCTGGAGCGTTTCACGCACACGGTCGGTGTGCTGCAGACACCGGAAGCGCTGACCAGGGTGGCCGCCGAATGCGCAGAGGACCTGGCCGCCGACGGGGTGGTCTACGCCGAGGTCCGCTACGCCCCCGAGCTGAGCACCCAGGGCGGCATGGAGCTCGACGAGGTGGTCGAGGCGATCCTGGAGGGCTTTCGGCAGGGCACCGACCGAGCGGCCGCAGCGGGGCACCGCATCCGGGTGGGGCTGCTGCTGTGCGCGATGCGGCAGGAGTCCCGCTCCTCCGAGATAGCGCGGTTGTCCGTACGCTACCGGGACGCGGGAGTCATCGGGTTCGACATAGCAGGACCCGAAGCAGGCCACCCACCGACCCAGTCGCTGGAAGCCTTCGAATACCTGCGCAGGGAGAACTTCCACTTCACCATCCACGCAGGCGAGGGGTTCGGTCTTCCCTCCATCTGGGAGGCCATCCAGTACTGCGGTGCCGCCCGCCTGGGGCACGGGGTGCGCATCCTCGACGACATCACTTTCGACGAGAACGGCCAAGCACGCCTCGGACGCCTCGCATCGTTCGTGCGGGACCGGCGCATTCCGCTGGAGATGTGCCCCCGGTCCAACGTGCACACCTCGACGGTGAACTCCCTGGCCGAACACCCGATAGCACTGTTGCGGCAACTACACTTCCGAGTGACCGTCAACACCGACAACAGGCTGATCAGCCAGACGAGCATGAGCCGGGAGTTCACCGAGCTCGTCGAGCACTTCGATTACACCCTGGACGACCTGCAGTGGTTCACGGTCAACGCCATGAAGTCGGCGTTCCTGCCTTTCAACCAGCGGTTGGCCCTCATAAACGAGGTGATCAAGCCGGGCTATGCCGCCCTGCGCTCGGAATCCCTGTTCGGCAAGGTCGACGACTCCGTGGGACCGGTCCCCTCGAGCCAGCACTGAACGCCTCCGAACGGCGCGATACCGGGGTGCGGCGATGTCTCGATCGCCCCACCCCGGTTCCCGACCTCGACAGGCGTTCCCCTCGACGGGCGAACCCTGCCGGAAGATCCCGCGAAGCGGACGGGAAGCTCGCCTCGGAGTGCCGCGTCCCGTGGGGAACTCACCCCGCCACCCGCTCGGCTCCGGCCGGGGAGCTCGGCGCGGGAACGCCCTCGAGCTTCGTTTCCCGCGCGGTGCTGCGGAAACCACGCAGCCGCAGACTGTTGCTGACCACGAACACCGAGCTGAAGGCCATGGCCGCACCGGCGATCATCGGATCGAGCATCCCCGCCGCGGCCAGGGGCAGCGCGGCGATGTTGTAGGCGAAAGCCCAGAACAGGTTCCCCTTGATAGTGCCTAGGGTCTTCCTGGAAAGCCTGATCGCGTCCACCGCGGCACGCGGATCCCCCCGAACCAGGGTGATGTCGCTGGCCTCGATGGCGACATCGGTACCGGTGCCCATCGCCAGACCGAGATCGGCCCCGGCCAGGGCCGCGGCGTCGTTGATGCCGTCACCGACCATGGCGACCACACCACCCGCGGAGCGCAACCGTGCGACGACGTCCACCTTCTCCTGCGGAACGACCTCGGCGACCACCTCCTCGATACCCACCCGGGAGGCGATCGTCCGGGCGACGGCCTCGTTGTCCCCGGTGAGCAGCACGGGCTTCAGACCGAGCCCACGCATGTCCCGGACCGCTTCGGCGGCCGTGGGTTTGACGGTGTCGGCGATCACCAGCACGGCACGGGCCCGACCTTCCCAAGCCACGACGACAGCCGTGCTTCCGGTCCGCTCGGCGGCCAGCTTGGCCTCCGCGAGCGACTCGGGAAGCGACACGCCCCACTTCTCGAGCAACTCCGCTCGACCGACCAGCACCGCTTTCCCGTCGACGGTTCCCCGCACACCGAGTCCCTCCACGTTGGTGAAGTCCTCGATCGCGGGCAGCGATCCCGTCCGCTGCTCCGCCCGCTCGGCGACGGCCCGTGCGATGGGGTGCTCCGAACCGCTCTCCAGCGCCCCGGCCAGCTCGAGAGCCTCGTCCGCGGACTCGCCCTCGGCCGCTCGGACGTCGACGAGTTCCATCCTCCCCGTGGTAATGGTTCCGGTTTTGTCCAACACGACCGTGTCCACCTTCTTGGTGGACTCCAGCACCTCGGGGCCTTTGATCAGGATTCCCATCCGAGCACCGCGGCCGGTTCCCACGAGCAGGGCCGTCGGAGTGGCCAGACCGAGAGCACAGGGACAGGCTATGATCAACACGGCCACGGCTGCCGTGAAGGCCACCGAGACGCCACTTCCGCTCCACAGCCAGAAGCCGAGAGTCCCCAGGGCGAGAGCGATCACTATCGGTACGAACACCCCGGACACCCGGTCTGCGAGTCGCTGGACCCGGGCCTTGCCCGTCTGAGCCTCCTCGACCAGCTTCGCCATCTGGGAAAGCTGGGTGTCGGAACCGACCCTGGTGGCACGCACGACCAACCTGCCGCCCGCGTTGACGGTCGCTCCCACCACCGTGTCCCCGGGGCCGACCTCGACCGGAACGGACTCGCCCGTCAACATGCTCGCGTCGACGGCCGAGGTTCCCTCGGTGACGACACCGTCGGTGGCTATCTTCTCCCCCGGACGGACGACGAAGAGATCGTCCACGCTCAGCTGCCCGGTCGGAACACGCTGTTCCCGCCCCTCGCGCAGGACGGCCACTTCCTTGGCACCCAGCTCCAACAGTGCCCGCAGCGCATCCCCCGAGCGGCGTTTGGACCGGGACTCGAAGTACCTCCCCGCCAGGATGAACGTGGTGACTCCGGCGGCCACCTCCAGATATATCGAGCTGCTCCCGTCCGTTCGTTCCACGGACAGCTCGAACGCGTGGGTCATACCGGGAACCCCCGCGCCGCCGAACAGCAGCGCGTACAGCGACCAGCCGAACGCGGCCAGGGTACCCATCGAGATCAGGGTGTCCATCGTGGCCGCCCCGTGACGCAGGTTGGTCCAGGCGGCCCTGTGGAACGGCAGGGCTCCCCACACCAGCACCGGAGCGGCCAGGGTAAGCGAGATCCACTGCCAGTAGGTGAACTGGAGAACCGGAACCATCGCCATCGCGATGACCGGCACGGAAAGCAGCGCGGAAACGATCAGTCGCTGCCGCAGCAGCTGCAGCTCGGCGTCACCCTCCTCTTCCCCTTCCTCGGGGGCGGTGTCCTCTCCGCGCGTGCTCTTCGGCGTCGTGGCGCTGTATCCCGCCGACTCCACGGTCCTGAGCAGGTCGCCCGTTTCGAACCCGGCGGGGTACTGCACCTTGGCCTTCTCGGTCGCGTAATTGACCGTTGCCGCCACCCCGTCGAGCTTGTTGAGCTTGCGCTCGACCCGCGAGGCACACGAGGCGCAGGTCATTCCGCCTATGGACAGTTCGATCTCCGTCGTCGCCCCGGAGGAACGCGTGTCCTGCCGGTCGGTGCTCATCCTTGCCACCCCTTCCTGGCGGATTCCACCCACGGGCGAGCGGCGCCCCGCGTCACGGAACCACGAGGGCGAATACTCCGTACGGGTTCCAGCCACCCCGTCACCCGGCGCCGTCGGGGTCTTCCACTCGGCATCGACGAGCAGGACTCGTCCGAACCGCGTGATCCGAAATTATACGGTACGGGGGTACCGTGTCAAACTGCTGCACCACCGCACCGAACGACATCGTCGCGGGAGACAGCGGCGACCGCACGCGGTCAGCACCGGCTGCCGGGCGAGATCCGCCGGGAAGCAGGAATCACGAGCGCGGGAATCCAAGAGGCCGGAATACGCCCGCCGAGCGGAAAAGCGCGGGTTCCACCCCGGGAACGGCCCATCCGGTCACCTCACGGAGGACCCCACGACTTCCGGCGCCCCGAAAGGGGCGGTTCCGACGACCATCGCCGAAGGGGGCGCCACGGTACCGCGGACAACCGAGCAATCGCCTCGACGGCGACCTCCTGCGCGCTGTACAACGCCCCGCTACTCCGGCGCACACCTTCGTTTCGTACTCGGTCCGCCGCGAAGCAACTCCCGCAGCGCGGGCCAGGAGCATTCACCACTCCGAACAGAGCCGGGGGCTCGACTCACGAGCGCACCAAGCGTGCGATCGCGTCACTGGCCTCGCGGACCTTCTCGTCGGCCGCCTCGCCGCCCTCGTTCATCGCCTCGGCGACGCAGTGCTTGAGATGCTCGTCGAGCAGCCCGAGCGAAACCGACTGCAGCCCCTTCGTCGCGGCCGAGACCTGTGTCAGGACATCGATGCAGTACTCGTCGTTCTCGACCATGCGAGCCAGCCCCCGGATCTGGCCCTCGATACGTCGCAGCCGCTTGAGGTATTCCTCCTTGTCCTGCGTGTATCCGCGCACAACACACTCCCATCGCCTACTTGACCGTCCGTCTCCACACTACCCCCTACCCGTAACCCCGAAAGACATGACGAGACGGCCGAACACCCTTCCGACACCCCCAGGGGGTCCGTCCCGGCACGGGAGGCGGCTCCCCGCTCCCTCCGCAGAACCACCCGCCGACCACCGGAGCGGACACCCTCCCCGGGTAGGGGCGGCGGTCCGCTCCGCGGGTGGCCACTTCCGGAACGTCACGTCCCACCCCGGAAAAACCGATTCCCCGCCCGGATCACTCCCGGTGATCGTCGTGAGCCAGCACCAACTCGACGAGCTCACGCACGTGGTCGTCGTCGAGCACGTAGTAAATCGTGCGTCCCTCGCGTCGTGTCCGGACCATGGACTCGGAACGCAGCAACCGCAGATGCTGCGAGGTGGCGGCCTCGGACAGACCGATGGTCGCGGCCAGATCGTTGACCGACAACTCCGTCGCGGCCAGCAACGCGATGACGATGCGCAACCGAGCCGCTTCACCGAGCAGGTGCAGGGCTCGCGTCACCCGGAAGACGGTCGATTCGTCGGGCATGGCGGCACTCGCCTTGGACACGCGGTCCGGATGACGCAGCCGAAACGCGGGTTTCGACGGCTGAGCCGGACGATCGGTCGGGCGCACCGGCTACCTCCTCCCGACTCCGCAACGCTGCCCGAACAGCCTACTACTTGCACGAATACGCAACTATTTATAGATTTACCTTTAAGCGGATGCGCAAGTATTGATGCATTGGAGAGCCGGCAGTGCACGAGCGAGGATCCCGATCCCGGGACGCGGAGCACCACGGAGAGCACGGCCACGGGCACGGCCACGGCCACGGCCACGGCCACGGGCACGAGGTGAATCCGAACGCGGACAAGAAGAAGCTGGTCCTCGCCCTGGTCCTGCTCGGCGGCTTCATGATCGGTGAAACCGTCGCGGCCGTGCTGGCCAACTCACTGGCGCTGCTGTCGGACGCCGCGCACATGCTCACCGACACCGCCTCGATCGCCTTCGCGCTGATCGCCATGGTCCTGAGCACGTGGAGCAGCTTCGGCTCCTACACCTTCGGCCTCAAACGCTCGGGAACGCTAGCGGCGTCGATCAACGGCCTGACCCTCACCGGTCTGGGTGGCTATCTGGGTTACGAGGGCATCCACCGACTGATCGACCCGCCGGAGGTCGGCGGCGCCACAGTGCTGATCGTGGGCTGCACGGGAATCGTGGTCAACCTGCTGGCCACCTGGACGCTGGCGAAAGCCAACCGCGACAGCCTCAACGTGGAAGGGGCCTTCCAGCACGTACTCAACGACCTCTACGCCTTCATCGGGACCACCGTCTCCGGACTCCTCGTCCTGACCACGGGATTCATGCGCGCCGACGGGCTGGCCGCCCTCGTCGTCGCCGCCCTGATGCTCAAGGCCGGTGTCGGGCTGATCGGCGAGTCCACCCGGGTACTGCTGCAGGCGGCGCCACGCGGCCTGGACCCGGACCGGATCCGTACCACACTGCTCTCCGAGTCGAGAGTCACCGAGATCGGTGACCTGCACGTCTGGGAGGTCTCCTCCGGTTTCCCCGCCCTGTCCGCCCACGTGGTCGTGGACGATCACAGCGATCCCGACGACGTCCGCAGACAGCTGACCGAGCTGCTCTACGCGGAATTCGGCATCGATCACACGACCATCGAAGTGGCCCGTTCCTCCACCGCCCCCGCCGCGGAGAACATCTCCGCCCGCGGATGCCCACCACTGCGGAGCGACTCGTCCGCCCGAAATCTCCCGGAAGCGGAAACGAGCCGGGTCCGCGAAAGGTGAGCCGGGACCGAGACGGGAAGCCCGTCCACTCCGGCCCGAATCCCGGGGGCAGCGACCGTCACGGAACTTCGGACGAACACTCCACCGCTGCCAGGAACGCACAACCACCCACTCCGAGGTTTGGCACGGAGGGACGTCCGGGAACCCGGAGACGGAAAGCCCTCTCAATCACGACGGGCCACTGGAGTGATCGGAATGTATCACTCGGCGCAAACCGCTGAGCAACAAGTCCCGGAGAAAGAGCTCCGGGAAACGAGGATCTCCACTCCTCCGCCCTCCGAGAACCCCCGGACCGAAGTCGACCCGGAGGAGTCGGAGGACGACACCGTCATCACGCTCGGATACAACTGAGGATTCGACGGGTCCGCTCCGAGCACTCGGATCACGTTCCGCCCCTCTCCGGGAACCTCCCCCGGAAAAGCCGGACACGTGCCGTCACACCCTTGCCGGAACCCTCTTTCCGGAAAGCGCAGCGAAAATATCCCGAAACGCACGAAGAGGAGCTCGTATGTCCCAAGACCGGGAAAGTCCCCTCAAGGACAAGAACTACAACCTGATCACGGTGCTTCAGCAGTCCCTGGAGAACGTCTGGGTCGTGGACAGGTACATCCAGGACGCCGAAAACCAGGGCGACGAAGAGCTGGCCAGGTGGTTTCGCGCCATCAAGGAGAACAATCAGAAGGCAGGCGAGCAGGGCAAACAACTCCTGCACAAACGTCTGCAAAGTGAGCAGTGAAGGTTTCACCGAGAACCGCACGCCCCGGTGTTTCCGGTGCCATCAGCGGCCCGTTCTTCTCCCACGAGAACGGGCCCACCTTCCAGCCCCGCCCAGGGAGACGTTCCATGGAGCAGGAGAAGCCAGCACGGCGCGACCACGGAGATTCCTCCGCGGAGGACGACGCAGGCGGACGGCAGAACGGAAGCCAACGGCGCGAGCAACTCGCCGAGGACACCGAATCCACCCTCGATGAAATAGACGACGTCCTCGAGGAGGACGCCGAGCAGTTCGTCCGCTCCTATGTGCAAAAAGGCGGACAATGACCGCGGGGCGCAGAACCGCGCACCGGAGTACCGGAAGAGCCCCCTTCTTGCCGGAAAACCCCGACGATCACGCCTCGCCCGCAGTGCCCCGCAGTCCGCTTCACCCGTCCTTTGCGCTCGCGGACCTCCCACCACCGTTTTGAGGCCGGCCCCTATGGAACGAGAAAAACCATCCGGAAACCACGAGCACGGTGATCAGCCCGAGGAGACCCCCGGGCCGGATCCGGAGCGGACCCCCGGCCTGGACTCCGGAGGATCCGTGCCCGCAGGCGAGACTCCTCCGGAGGCCGCATCGGCCAGTCGCGCCGTCTCGCACCCACAACCGGCGACCGCTCGCCCGGCCACGTGGGTGTGGATCACCGTCACGAGTGTGGTCGTGCTGCTGCTGGCCGGTTTCTTCGTCTCCATGGGGATCGGCCTGCTGCCCTTCGGCTGGTGACCAGCCGTACGCGCCGTCGGTTCCACTCCGGTCCGACGCGACCGGACGCCCCCAGCAGGGACCACTACCGCCCGCCGGTGAGCACCATTCCACTCTTGATCCCCTCGGGCGCACGCCCTTCGAGGAGCATCCGCAGGCAGGACTGCCCGGTTGCGGGCGAAAGGCATTCCACCCCCGCTTCCCGCGCCCGGGCCAGCATACGCCCTTGTTCAGGAGTGCAGCTGCCGTCGAGCACGTCCTCGTCGGCGACCACGTACCGCACTTCCGGATCCACTCGTTCGGCGAGTCGGAAACCGGACCTGTGCGCCCACTCCCGGAACCTCCCCAACTCGGCGGAACCCCCGATCAGCAGGATCGTCGTCTCGTTGAAATACATGATCGCTACCCTTCGTGTTCTGCGAAGAGAATTCCGTCGTCCGCACGCCCGCGGTCCGTTCACGACGAGATCGCTCGGTCCCGTCGGCGCGGGCGAGGCCGGTGAACGGCCGTGCAGCTTCGCACCATCGGTGTACCCGCCCCCCGGAGCGGACAAACCACCTGCCCGCGTGCGCGGCTTTCTCATCGTCCCGTTGCCCCGGGCGGACGAGCACGGGCGCGGTGAGCTGCTACCACCCGTCCCCGGAGCGCTCGACGCCGTCGACGAACGCGCCCTCTCGTGGTGGCCCCGAAGCCGGAACCGGGAGGGCTCGTCGCCCCGTCCTCGAGCCCGGCAAGTCCCACGGACTCGAGGACGGGAGCTCGGGACAGGTCCCGAAGTCCCCTTGGTCAGCGCTCGCGCCCGCTGAGCGCGTCCCTGATCTTGTCCACCAGCCCCGCGCCCGGATCCAGGAGCTTGTTCGCGGGCGGCGTGTCCGGAGCGGAGGGGTGTGGTCTCGTCGGAGCCGTCTCCTTGGAATGGCGGATCTTGTTGCCGAGGTCCTGGAGCTGTTCCTCACCGCACCATCGGCGCAGCTTGGGAAAGAGGTCGTTCTCCTCGTCCTCGACGTGGTGCCGTATCGACGAGATCAGCTGCCTGGTGGTCTCGTCGAACTGCCGATCCTCGGGATCGAGCCCTTCCAGCCTTTTCATCAACTGCTCGGCCTCGGCGTGTTCGGAGATCTCGTGATCGGCGATCTCGTTCCCGTTCTCCAGCGTCTGCCTGGCCACGGGATACAGGTACTGCTCCTCGGCCACGGAGTGCCGCACCAGCTCGGTGATGATGTGATCCACAAGGTTCCGGCGCCGCGAGGTGTCCTCGATCCCGCCCTCGAACTCCTGGAAGGCCTGTTCCACGTTCCTGTGATCCTCGATCAGCATTCCGATCATGTCGCTGTACTTGGTCGCCTGGGACACGGGTTCCTCCTGAACTGGTTGCCGTCTCGGGAACGGGTTCGAGAATCCGGGAAAGCCCCTTCCGCGGCACGCGGTGGAAAACAGCGGCCTCACCGGCACCCCGTCCCTTCCCCGCGCGGATCCACCCGAAACCCGCGCTCACGATCGGATGAAAAATAAATACGGATCATGATCGTCGAATTCGTCCGATCTTTTCTCGCTCAACCCGCGCAATCAGCCCTCACGCGTAAAGATCAAAAAACCGACACGAATCGCGCTGCTCATGAGAGCGTGAACACATTTGGCCTCGGAATCGATATAGCAGACCCCGGCAGGCGTGTCGAGGCTCCCGGATCCGAGCCGTCGCGGATGGTTCAGGACCGCAGCAATCCGTGGACGCACCGCGAGCCGCCCAGCGTCGCAGAAGGCGGCCAGCGGTGTTTCGGCGTACTCGACAGCGACGTTGCTGGGGCCACGGCCCCAGGTCGCTTTCGCTGCGCAACACTCGCCCCCCGGGATCCCGGTGGTCACGGCCTCGGTCGTAACCGTCCGCGGAACCGTTGCCGACCACGGTCACGGGGCGGCGACCTCCTGGGAGCTCGTGCGGCAGTGTGCGCGACGATTCCTCCCCTGCGGCCGAGTGTCGCGATCACCACGGTCACACGGTCGCTGCGCTGCTGACCCCTCACAGCCGGAACAACGGGGGCCGGGCGGTGCGCCGCGCCCGGGAGAGGGCGATGTAGGAGACGGTCGCCATACCCGCCAACGCGAGGAGGGACAACCACACCGCTGTCCGGGTGTCCTTGGCTCCCCGTGCGTGCCCGGCCATGTCCGCGGCACTCTCCTGCACCCTGGCCAGATAACCGTGCGCCGTTTCCTGCGCCCGCGAGCTCAGATCGGCCTTGCGGGTCAGCGCCTCGATCGTCTCCCCGATCTCCTGCCTGGCCAGGTCACGGCGGGCGCGCAATCGCTCGTCCTCGTCGGCCGCGGTCGTGTGCGTCCACGGCCGCCGCTCACCGCGGATGGTCATTTCCGTGTCGCCTCCCTGAGAGCGCGAACGTCCCACCGCACTCCGTCGAGAGTTTCCCTCGGAGCGAGCGGTGTGGATCTCTTCAACCGTACGGAGCCCACCAGCGCGATCAGTCCCGCGAGCAGCAGCATCCCGCCGCCCACGGTCAGCGCCGCGAGCCACGCGGGCAGTACGACCGCCAGAGCCAGGATCGCGCTGGTGAGCAGCCCCGCGATCCCGAACAGGGCGAGGCCAGCGGCCACGCCGAACATCGCGGCCCCTTTGCCCGCCTGCTTGCCCTTGCGTTCCAACTCGTGCCGGGCCAGCCGGATCTCGCTGCCGACCAGGTCGCCGAGCTGGTCCCCGAGACCACGAATCAGTTCGATGGTCGAGAGCTCGGAAACCGGAGGCTTCTGTTGGGTTTCGGTCACGGCGTCGCCTCCCTGACCGTTTCGACGATGCCGGTTCGCACCGTGGGAGTACCCAGTAGGACGCCGATCGATGTCGAGGGAGCGGCCGGACGACACAGAACACCCAGCGAACCGTCCCCGGTTAGACGATCGCTCCTCTCGGTTACCCGGATGAGGAGAAGCGTTGCGAGCCGCCCCGGTGGAGACGACGATGCGAGCACTGACCTGGCAGGGCAAACGGGACGTACGGGTGGAGAACGTGCCCGACCCCCGGCTGCGGACCCCCGAGGACGCGATCATCCGGGTCACCAGCAGCGGGATATGTGGCTCCGACCTTCATCTCTACGAGGTGTTGACCCCCTACATGGAGCCGGGGGACGTGCTCGGTCACGAACCGATGGGGGTCGTCGAGGAAGTCGGCAGCGGAGTCGACAATCTCCGGAGGGGACAGCGCGTGGTGATCCCCTTCCAGACCGCGTGCGGACACTGCCATCTCTGCGAGCTCGGTTTCCACAGCCAGTGCGAGACCACCCAGGTGCGTGATCGGAACATGGGAGCGGCGCTGTTCGGCTACACGAAACTCTACGGCCAGCTACCCGGCGGACAGGCCGAGTACCTGCGAGTTCCGCAGGCTCGTTTCACCCACATCCCCGTTCCCGAGGACATGCCGGACGAACGTTTCGTCTACCTTTCCGACGTGCTGCCCACGGCCTGGCAGGCCGTCGAGTACGCGAACATTCCCTCCGGAGGCAACGTGACCGTCCTCGGGCTCGGTCCCATCGGGACGATGGCCTGCCGGATCGCCAAGCAGCGCGGAGCGGAACGGGTGTTCGGCGTGGACCTGGTTTCCGAACGCCTCGAACGGGCGAGCGAGGACGGGGTGGAAACGCTCGACCTCCGCGAAACCGACGACATCGCCGAGGCGATTCGTCAGGAAACACACGGCCGGGGCTCGGACGCCGTCATCGACGCCGTGGGCATGGAAGCACACGGTTCCACGCTCAGCGGCGTCGGAAAGCTCGCCCAGCACATGGCGACGCTGCTGCCCACCCGGGTGGCCAGGACCGTGATGAACCGGGCCGGTCTCGACCGGCTGGGCGCCCTGTACACCGCGATCGACTGCGTCCGCCGCGGCGGCACGCTCTCCCTGACAGGCGTGTACGGGGGCCAGGCGGATCCGCTCCCGATGCTGACCCTGTTCGACAAGCAGGTCCAGCTCAGGATGGGCCAGGCCAACGTCAAGCACTGGGTCGACGACATCGTGCCGTTGGTCACGGAAAACACCGACCCCCTGGGCGTGGAGGACTTCGCCACCCACACCCTCCCGCTGTGGCAAGCACCGCACGGATACGACATCTTCCAGCGCAAAAGCGACGGTGCCTTCAAGGTGCTGCTCCAGCCCTGAACCACCGCGACGGACCTCCGGCAACGGATGCTCCCGCAGCGAAGGTCCTCAGGGCAGCAGCGGACCGTCGAGCAGCGGAAGGAGCACGCCACCACCGCCCCCCACCAGCAGGGAAAGCAGCGCGGCGAACACGGCGACGAAAGCCGCCCAACGCCCGGCGGGGCACGGTTCGTCCTCCGCGGCGGCCGGGGCGAGGACGGGAACGAGCCAGCGCAGGTAGTAGAACAGGCTGATCACGGTGTTGACCACGGCGACAACGGCCAACCAGGCGTAGCCCCCGTCGACGGCCGCGCTGAACACTTCCAGCTTGCCCAGGAAAACCGCCGTCGGTGGAGTTCCGACCAACCCCAGCAGACACACCACCAGCACCGCCGCCGCGGTGGGACGACGCCGTGCCAGACCGCGGTACTCCGCCAACCGCCGCGCGTGCGGGAAGCCTGCCACGACGGCGAAGGCGCCGAGGTTGGTCACGGCATAGGCGAGCAGGTAGAACAGCAGAGCGGGTTCGGCCAACTCGCTGCTGGCGGCGACGACCACGGCCAACAGCAGGTAACCG
This genomic stretch from Actinopolyspora halophila DSM 43834 harbors:
- a CDS encoding adenosine deaminase, encoding MATAPTKEQIEQAPKVLLHDHLDGGVRPRTVVELAERTGYRKLPTTDTTELEKWFAAATEANSLEEYLERFTHTVGVLQTPEALTRVAAECAEDLAADGVVYAEVRYAPELSTQGGMELDEVVEAILEGFRQGTDRAAAAGHRIRVGLLLCAMRQESRSSEIARLSVRYRDAGVIGFDIAGPEAGHPPTQSLEAFEYLRRENFHFTIHAGEGFGLPSIWEAIQYCGAARLGHGVRILDDITFDENGQARLGRLASFVRDRRIPLEMCPRSNVHTSTVNSLAEHPIALLRQLHFRVTVNTDNRLISQTSMSREFTELVEHFDYTLDDLQWFTVNAMKSAFLPFNQRLALINEVIKPGYAALRSESLFGKVDDSVGPVPSSQH
- a CDS encoding heavy metal translocating P-type ATPase, producing the protein MSTDRQDTRSSGATTEIELSIGGMTCASCASRVERKLNKLDGVAATVNYATEKAKVQYPAGFETGDLLRTVESAGYSATTPKSTRGEDTAPEEGEEEGDAELQLLRQRLIVSALLSVPVIAMAMVPVLQFTYWQWISLTLAAPVLVWGALPFHRAAWTNLRHGAATMDTLISMGTLAAFGWSLYALLFGGAGVPGMTHAFELSVERTDGSSSIYLEVAAGVTTFILAGRYFESRSKRRSGDALRALLELGAKEVAVLREGREQRVPTGQLSVDDLFVVRPGEKIATDGVVTEGTSAVDASMLTGESVPVEVGPGDTVVGATVNAGGRLVVRATRVGSDTQLSQMAKLVEEAQTGKARVQRLADRVSGVFVPIVIALALGTLGFWLWSGSGVSVAFTAAVAVLIIACPCALGLATPTALLVGTGRGARMGILIKGPEVLESTKKVDTVVLDKTGTITTGRMELVDVRAAEGESADEALELAGALESGSEHPIARAVAERAEQRTGSLPAIEDFTNVEGLGVRGTVDGKAVLVGRAELLEKWGVSLPESLAEAKLAAERTGSTAVVVAWEGRARAVLVIADTVKPTAAEAVRDMRGLGLKPVLLTGDNEAVARTIASRVGIEEVVAEVVPQEKVDVVARLRSAGGVVAMVGDGINDAAALAGADLGLAMGTGTDVAIEASDITLVRGDPRAAVDAIRLSRKTLGTIKGNLFWAFAYNIAALPLAAAGMLDPMIAGAAMAFSSVFVVSNSLRLRGFRSTARETKLEGVPAPSSPAGAERVAG
- a CDS encoding metal-sensitive transcriptional regulator, with protein sequence MRGYTQDKEEYLKRLRRIEGQIRGLARMVENDEYCIDVLTQVSAATKGLQSVSLGLLDEHLKHCVAEAMNEGGEAADEKVREASDAIARLVRS
- a CDS encoding ArsR/SmtB family transcription factor yields the protein MRPTDRPAQPSKPAFRLRHPDRVSKASAAMPDESTVFRVTRALHLLGEAARLRIVIALLAATELSVNDLAATIGLSEAATSQHLRLLRSESMVRTRREGRTIYYVLDDDHVRELVELVLAHDDHRE
- a CDS encoding cation diffusion facilitator family transporter gives rise to the protein MHERGSRSRDAEHHGEHGHGHGHGHGHGHGHEVNPNADKKKLVLALVLLGGFMIGETVAAVLANSLALLSDAAHMLTDTASIAFALIAMVLSTWSSFGSYTFGLKRSGTLAASINGLTLTGLGGYLGYEGIHRLIDPPEVGGATVLIVGCTGIVVNLLATWTLAKANRDSLNVEGAFQHVLNDLYAFIGTTVSGLLVLTTGFMRADGLAALVVAALMLKAGVGLIGESTRVLLQAAPRGLDPDRIRTTLLSESRVTEIGDLHVWEVSSGFPALSAHVVVDDHSDPDDVRRQLTELLYAEFGIDHTTIEVARSSTAPAAENISARGCPPLRSDSSARNLPEAETSRVRER
- a CDS encoding ubiquitin-like protein Pup, which translates into the protein MEQEKPARRDHGDSSAEDDAGGRQNGSQRREQLAEDTESTLDEIDDVLEEDAEQFVRSYVQKGGQ
- a CDS encoding DUF6480 family protein, which translates into the protein MEREKPSGNHEHGDQPEETPGPDPERTPGLDSGGSVPAGETPPEAASASRAVSHPQPATARPATWVWITVTSVVVLLLAGFFVSMGIGLLPFGW
- a CDS encoding hemerythrin domain-containing protein, with amino-acid sequence MSQATKYSDMIGMLIEDHRNVEQAFQEFEGGIEDTSRRRNLVDHIITELVRHSVAEEQYLYPVARQTLENGNEIADHEISEHAEAEQLMKRLEGLDPEDRQFDETTRQLISSIRHHVEDEENDLFPKLRRWCGEEQLQDLGNKIRHSKETAPTRPHPSAPDTPPANKLLDPGAGLVDKIRDALSGRER
- a CDS encoding phage holin family protein; translation: MTETQQKPPVSELSTIELIRGLGDQLGDLVGSEIRLARHELERKGKQAGKGAAMFGVAAGLALFGIAGLLTSAILALAVVLPAWLAALTVGGGMLLLAGLIALVGSVRLKRSTPLAPRETLDGVRWDVRALREATRK
- a CDS encoding alcohol dehydrogenase catalytic domain-containing protein, with amino-acid sequence MRALTWQGKRDVRVENVPDPRLRTPEDAIIRVTSSGICGSDLHLYEVLTPYMEPGDVLGHEPMGVVEEVGSGVDNLRRGQRVVIPFQTACGHCHLCELGFHSQCETTQVRDRNMGAALFGYTKLYGQLPGGQAEYLRVPQARFTHIPVPEDMPDERFVYLSDVLPTAWQAVEYANIPSGGNVTVLGLGPIGTMACRIAKQRGAERVFGVDLVSERLERASEDGVETLDLRETDDIAEAIRQETHGRGSDAVIDAVGMEAHGSTLSGVGKLAQHMATLLPTRVARTVMNRAGLDRLGALYTAIDCVRRGGTLSLTGVYGGQADPLPMLTLFDKQVQLRMGQANVKHWVDDIVPLVTENTDPLGVEDFATHTLPLWQAPHGYDIFQRKSDGAFKVLLQP